The Synechococcus sp. MU1643 genome contains a region encoding:
- a CDS encoding branched-chain amino acid transaminase, whose protein sequence is MHQFLPYAWFQGQCVPFEEARISIATHALHYGTGAFGGMRAIPDPENSNTMLLFRADRHARRLSQSARLLLTDLSEETILSALTAMLQANKPDQPIYLRPFVYTSDLGIAPRLHNIETDFLIYGLPLGDYLSPEGVSCRISSWTRQEDRSLPLRGKISGAYITSSLAKTEAVQSGFDEALLLNSRGKISEASGMNLFLVRDGQLITPGVDQDILEGITRASVIELAKAMDIPVIERPVDKTELFIADEVFLSGTAAKVTPIRQIESTVLNAKRPVMDALKAKLVGITEGRDSAYEHWVTRIPIS, encoded by the coding sequence ATGCATCAGTTCCTGCCCTATGCCTGGTTCCAGGGCCAGTGCGTTCCCTTCGAGGAGGCCAGGATCTCCATTGCCACCCATGCTCTGCACTACGGCACCGGTGCCTTCGGCGGCATGCGAGCTATTCCCGATCCCGAGAACAGCAACACCATGCTGCTGTTCCGTGCTGATCGGCACGCCCGGCGTCTCAGCCAGAGTGCCAGGTTGCTGCTAACGGATCTGAGTGAGGAGACGATCCTCTCGGCTCTCACTGCGATGCTCCAGGCCAACAAGCCTGACCAGCCCATCTATCTGCGGCCCTTCGTTTACACCAGCGATCTAGGCATCGCCCCGCGCCTGCACAATATTGAGACCGATTTCCTGATTTACGGACTCCCCTTGGGGGATTACCTGTCCCCGGAGGGGGTGAGCTGCAGAATCAGCAGCTGGACCCGCCAGGAGGACCGCTCTCTGCCGCTGCGCGGCAAGATCTCCGGCGCATACATCACAAGTTCGCTGGCCAAAACGGAGGCCGTTCAGAGCGGTTTCGACGAAGCCTTGCTGTTGAACAGTCGCGGCAAAATCAGTGAAGCCAGTGGAATGAACCTGTTCCTGGTGCGTGATGGCCAACTGATCACGCCTGGAGTGGATCAGGACATCCTCGAGGGCATCACCCGCGCCAGCGTGATTGAGCTGGCCAAAGCGATGGACATCCCTGTGATTGAACGTCCGGTCGACAAAACCGAGTTGTTCATCGCCGATGAAGTGTTCCTTTCCGGCACGGCCGCCAAGGTGACGCCGATCCGTCAGATCGAATCAACGGTGCTGAATGCCAAGCGGCCTGTGATGGATGCGCTGAAGGCCAAGCTGGTGGGGATCACCGAAGGGCGGGACTCCGCCTATGAGCACTGGGTGACTCGAATTCCGATCTCCTGA
- the metH gene encoding methionine synthase produces the protein MVVTQADRQATTSAFLKHLHGPQRPVLVFDGATGTSLQGLGLTADDFGGPELEGCNENLAVTKPDAVKAVHRQFLEVGCDVIETDTFGAASIVLAEYGLEDKAFELNKRAAELAREMADEFSTPKKPRFVAGSMGPTTKLPTLGHIDFDTMRDSFREQAEGLIAGNVDLFIIETCQDVLQIKAALQGIEEAFAATGERRALMVSVTMETTGTMLVGTDIAAVVSILEPFPIDILGLNCATGPEQMKEHIRYLSEHSPFTVSCIPNAGLPENVGGVAHYRLTPVELKMQLMHFVEDLGVQVIGGCCGTTPAHIGSLAELAQELKPAERPSRWDRASDEDVRPSLNYEPAASSIYGVTPYHQDNSFLIIGERLNASGSRKVRELLAEEDWDGLVSVARGQVKENAHVLDVNVDYVGRDGERDMHDLVSRLVTNVNLPLMLDSTEWQKMEAGLKVAGGKCILNSTNYEDGDGRFFKVLELARRYGAAVVVGTIDEDGMARTAEKKFAIAQRAYRDALEFGIPAHEIFYDPLALPISTGIEEDRLNGRATVDAIRMIRENLPGVHVVLGVSNVSFGLSPAARITLNSVFLHDCCEAGMDSAIVSPAKILPLIKISDDHQKVCRDLINDNRRFEDGICVYDPLTELTKLFEGVSTKEARASGPSLADLPIEERLKQHIIDGERIGLEPSLDEALQTYPPLQIINTFLLDGMKVVGELFGSGQMQLPFVLQSAETMKSAVAHLEPHMEKGEGQSTSKGKFLIATVKGDVHDIGKNLVDIILTNNGFEVINLGIKQSCDAIVEAQREHQADCIAMSGLLVKSTAFMKDNLKAFNDAGIDVPVILGGAALTPRFVNKDCREVYDGKVIYGRDAFADLRFMDALMDAKRSDNWTNTQGFLADAPQGVGLDEESTTSETLEETSASKTDVPAVDLPPVSSDRSDAVPAETAPVTPFLGSAVITEADIDIAEVFRYLDRNALFAGQWMLRKTKEQSRDDYEAMLAEKAEPVLQEWMQRCINESLLTPRAVYGYFPAGRDGNSLRVFHADGTRELGRFDLPRQRSGNRYCIADFFNDLDSDGCPIDVLPMQAVTMGQKASLVAQELFKGDRYSDYLYFHGLAVQMAEAMAEWVHARIRAELSFADPDGMALRDVLAQRYRGSRYSFGYPACPNVSDSRQQLEWLGADRIGLSMDASDQLEPEQSTTALVALHSQARYFSA, from the coding sequence ATGGTGGTGACGCAGGCAGATCGGCAAGCCACCACCTCTGCATTCCTCAAGCACCTGCACGGGCCGCAGCGCCCTGTGCTGGTATTCGACGGCGCCACAGGCACCAGCCTTCAGGGTTTGGGGCTTACCGCGGATGATTTCGGTGGTCCTGAGCTGGAGGGCTGCAACGAGAACCTTGCAGTCACCAAACCTGATGCGGTCAAGGCTGTGCATCGCCAGTTCCTCGAGGTGGGCTGCGATGTCATCGAGACCGACACCTTCGGGGCTGCATCAATCGTGCTGGCGGAATACGGCCTGGAAGACAAGGCCTTCGAGCTGAACAAGCGGGCAGCCGAGCTGGCGCGGGAGATGGCTGATGAATTCAGCACTCCTAAGAAGCCTCGCTTCGTGGCAGGGTCCATGGGACCCACCACCAAGCTTCCCACCCTCGGCCACATTGATTTCGACACGATGCGGGACTCGTTCCGCGAACAGGCTGAGGGACTGATCGCCGGCAACGTCGACCTTTTTATCATTGAAACCTGTCAGGACGTGCTGCAGATCAAGGCAGCTCTCCAGGGCATCGAAGAGGCTTTTGCCGCCACCGGTGAGCGGCGGGCCCTGATGGTGTCGGTGACGATGGAAACCACGGGCACCATGCTCGTTGGCACGGACATCGCTGCGGTGGTGTCGATCCTGGAGCCGTTCCCGATCGACATTCTCGGCCTGAACTGCGCCACCGGTCCGGAGCAGATGAAGGAGCACATTCGCTATCTCTCCGAGCATTCCCCCTTCACCGTCAGCTGCATTCCCAATGCCGGTCTGCCGGAAAACGTTGGCGGTGTGGCCCATTACCGCCTCACGCCAGTGGAGCTGAAGATGCAGCTCATGCACTTCGTTGAAGACCTCGGCGTGCAGGTGATCGGTGGTTGCTGCGGCACCACTCCCGCCCATATCGGCAGCCTGGCAGAACTGGCACAGGAGCTCAAGCCTGCAGAGCGCCCCTCCCGCTGGGATCGTGCCAGTGATGAAGATGTTCGCCCCAGCCTCAATTACGAGCCCGCCGCGTCATCGATCTACGGCGTCACGCCCTACCACCAGGACAACTCTTTCCTGATCATTGGTGAGCGGCTCAATGCCAGCGGCAGCCGCAAGGTCCGCGAACTGCTGGCAGAGGAAGACTGGGACGGGCTGGTGTCGGTGGCCCGCGGCCAGGTGAAGGAAAATGCTCACGTGCTCGATGTCAACGTCGACTACGTCGGTCGCGATGGCGAACGGGATATGCACGATCTGGTGAGCCGTCTGGTCACCAACGTCAACCTGCCCCTGATGCTCGACTCCACCGAGTGGCAGAAGATGGAGGCGGGCCTGAAGGTAGCCGGGGGCAAGTGCATACTCAACTCCACCAACTACGAAGACGGTGACGGGCGCTTCTTCAAGGTTTTGGAGCTTGCTCGCCGCTACGGCGCCGCTGTGGTGGTCGGTACGATCGACGAAGACGGTATGGCCAGAACGGCCGAGAAGAAGTTTGCGATCGCCCAGCGGGCTTATCGCGATGCCCTGGAGTTCGGGATCCCGGCCCACGAGATCTTCTATGACCCTCTGGCACTTCCCATCTCTACTGGCATCGAGGAAGACCGTCTGAATGGTCGCGCCACCGTGGATGCCATCCGGATGATCCGTGAGAACCTCCCTGGCGTGCACGTGGTGCTCGGGGTCAGCAATGTGAGTTTCGGCTTGTCACCGGCAGCCCGGATCACCCTGAATTCGGTCTTCCTCCACGACTGCTGTGAAGCCGGCATGGATTCGGCCATCGTCAGCCCAGCAAAGATTCTTCCGTTGATCAAGATCAGCGATGACCACCAAAAGGTGTGTCGAGATTTGATCAATGACAACCGCCGTTTCGAGGACGGCATCTGCGTCTACGACCCGCTCACCGAACTCACCAAGCTGTTTGAGGGAGTCAGCACCAAGGAAGCCCGTGCTTCTGGCCCCTCACTGGCCGATCTGCCCATTGAGGAACGGCTCAAGCAGCACATCATTGATGGGGAGCGCATCGGCCTTGAGCCCTCTCTAGACGAGGCGCTGCAGACCTATCCCCCTCTGCAGATCATCAACACCTTCCTGCTCGATGGCATGAAGGTGGTGGGTGAATTGTTCGGCAGCGGCCAGATGCAGCTTCCCTTCGTTCTGCAAAGCGCTGAGACGATGAAATCCGCTGTGGCTCACCTAGAGCCGCACATGGAAAAAGGCGAGGGTCAGAGCACGAGCAAGGGCAAGTTCCTGATCGCCACGGTGAAGGGTGATGTCCACGACATCGGCAAGAACCTGGTGGACATCATTCTCACCAACAACGGTTTTGAGGTGATCAACCTCGGCATCAAGCAGAGCTGTGACGCGATCGTTGAGGCCCAGCGTGAGCACCAGGCCGATTGCATCGCCATGAGCGGTCTGCTGGTGAAATCCACAGCATTCATGAAGGACAACCTCAAGGCCTTCAACGATGCGGGGATCGATGTTCCTGTGATCCTCGGCGGAGCGGCTCTGACACCGCGCTTCGTCAATAAGGATTGCCGCGAGGTTTACGACGGCAAGGTGATCTACGGCCGTGATGCCTTCGCTGATTTGCGCTTCATGGATGCGTTGATGGACGCGAAGCGGAGCGATAACTGGACCAACACCCAGGGCTTTCTGGCTGATGCCCCACAAGGCGTGGGCCTGGATGAAGAGTCGACAACCTCCGAGACCCTTGAGGAGACATCCGCCTCCAAAACGGATGTTCCAGCAGTGGATCTGCCACCGGTGAGCTCGGATCGTTCGGACGCAGTCCCCGCTGAAACCGCACCGGTGACGCCCTTCCTGGGTTCTGCTGTGATCACCGAGGCCGACATCGACATCGCTGAGGTCTTCCGCTACCTCGACCGCAATGCTCTCTTTGCCGGCCAGTGGATGCTCCGCAAAACCAAGGAACAGAGCCGTGACGATTACGAGGCGATGCTGGCGGAGAAGGCAGAGCCCGTGCTGCAGGAGTGGATGCAGCGCTGTATCAACGAATCACTGTTAACCCCCCGGGCGGTGTACGGCTACTTCCCTGCCGGCCGCGATGGCAACAGCCTTCGGGTGTTCCATGCCGATGGCACGCGGGAACTCGGACGTTTTGACCTTCCCCGTCAGCGTTCTGGCAACCGCTACTGCATTGCCGATTTCTTCAACGATCTGGACTCTGATGGATGCCCTATAGACGTGCTGCCGATGCAGGCTGTGACCATGGGCCAGAAGGCCTCCTTGGTGGCCCAGGAGTTGTTCAAAGGCGATCGCTACAGCGACTACCTGTACTTCCACGGCCTTGCGGTTCAGATGGCCGAAGCGATGGCTGAATGGGTGCACGCACGCATTCGCGCCGAACTTAGCTTCGCTGATCCTGACGGCATGGCACTGCGCGATGTGCTGGCCCAGCGTTATCGCGGTAGTCGTTACTCCTTCGGCTACCCGGCCTGCCCCAACGTCTCTGATTCCAGGCAGCAGTTGGAATGGCTTGGCGCCGACCGGATCGGTCTCAGCATGGACGCGAGCGACCAGCTCGAACCGGAGCAAAGCACCACAGCATTGGTGGCTCTCCATTCCCAGGCGCGTTATTTCAGCGCCTAA
- a CDS encoding DUF4090 family protein yields the protein MAIAGPDGVDAAITAGVDLDGSPIPEAMLALYNQVMDLESQRARSGVLKSMRNRVVKTGAKHFDQETLNQRLQEAGWDGLKDKEIAFFYG from the coding sequence ATGGCAATTGCCGGACCGGATGGTGTCGACGCCGCCATCACAGCGGGTGTGGATCTTGATGGAAGTCCAATCCCTGAAGCGATGCTCGCTCTCTACAACCAGGTGATGGATCTGGAAAGTCAGCGCGCTCGCAGTGGTGTTCTGAAATCGATGCGCAACCGGGTGGTCAAGACCGGAGCCAAGCATTTCGACCAGGAAACGCTCAATCAGAGGCTCCAGGAGGCCGGATGGGACGGTCTGAAGGACAAGGAGATCGCTTTCTTTTACGGATGA
- a CDS encoding DUF2237 family protein yields MSSSSPEFPPAMNVLGDPLQNCSCEPMTGWYRNGLCQTDPSDLGQHSICCVMTEQFLSYSKAQGNDLTTPMPAFQFPGLKPGDHWCVCAPRWKQAYEDGVAPLVRLEATEDTALKVVSLEQLQQHAHQSID; encoded by the coding sequence ATGTCCAGCAGTAGCCCCGAATTTCCGCCGGCCATGAACGTTCTTGGCGACCCATTACAGAACTGCAGTTGTGAGCCGATGACGGGTTGGTATCGCAATGGTCTCTGCCAAACCGATCCATCGGATCTCGGCCAGCACAGCATCTGCTGCGTGATGACCGAGCAATTTCTTAGTTACAGCAAGGCCCAGGGCAATGATCTGACCACTCCGATGCCCGCCTTTCAGTTCCCGGGCTTGAAACCGGGGGACCACTGGTGCGTCTGTGCGCCGCGTTGGAAGCAGGCCTATGAAGATGGCGTCGCACCGCTGGTGCGCTTGGAAGCAACGGAAGACACGGCCCTGAAGGTGGTCAGCCTTGAGCAGCTGCAGCAGCACGCTCACCAATCGATCGACTGA
- a CDS encoding SDR family oxidoreductase, with the protein MVETASTNWIGLALVVGPGGIGSAVAAELKQCCPDLKVLTAGRHGPPESSLQLDLENDSDLDRLGMSLRAEGLPLRLVFNCSGRLHGPELQPEKRLQQVERSQLEQQFGINAMAPILLAKSIEPLLQRDQPFHFASLSARVGSIGDNRTGGWYGYRAAKAAQNQLLRCLSIEWARRWPMATVSLLHPGTTNTALSRPFQSFVAPDKLFSPERAAQQLVEILLQQTPEQSGAFLAWDGQSIDW; encoded by the coding sequence ATGGTCGAAACAGCCTCGACCAACTGGATTGGCCTGGCCCTGGTGGTTGGCCCCGGTGGAATCGGATCAGCAGTGGCGGCGGAACTGAAGCAGTGCTGCCCTGATCTGAAGGTTTTGACAGCCGGACGTCATGGACCACCGGAATCCTCACTGCAGCTTGACCTCGAAAACGACAGCGACCTGGATCGACTGGGAATGAGCCTGCGTGCTGAGGGCCTGCCGCTTCGCTTGGTGTTCAACTGCAGCGGCCGTCTGCATGGTCCTGAACTTCAGCCGGAAAAACGTCTTCAACAGGTCGAGCGTTCCCAGTTGGAGCAGCAATTCGGCATCAATGCCATGGCTCCGATCCTCCTGGCCAAATCAATCGAGCCTCTGCTGCAGCGGGATCAACCCTTCCATTTCGCCAGCCTCAGCGCTCGCGTGGGCAGCATTGGAGACAACCGTACCGGTGGCTGGTACGGCTACAGAGCGGCCAAGGCGGCTCAGAACCAACTGCTGCGCTGCTTAAGCATTGAATGGGCCCGCCGTTGGCCGATGGCCACTGTGAGCCTGCTGCACCCAGGCACGACGAACACAGCCCTGTCTCGTCCATTCCAGAGCTTCGTGGCACCGGACAAGTTGTTCTCCCCCGAACGGGCCGCTCAACAGTTGGTGGAAATATTGCTGCAACAGACTCCAGAACAGTCAGGAGCTTTTCTCGCCTGGGACGGTCAGTCGATCGATTGGTGA
- a CDS encoding SpoIID/LytB domain-containing protein, producing the protein MPLHRYFWLPAVLGSLLMAALIGWLARPLPQRPDQPTSGLLELLETDSTVGASVVPRVPPVADPDHVPLEIRVGLVSQSPITAFQPGPDVLCRNQNGSLIPSQQLGKRIASSTPKEIHCSGGPLQINQHHYRGDVSLLKGQGDWLPVVSLALETYVASVVGAEMPSQWHQKALKAQAVAARSYAMAHLARPATTAYHLGDTTRWQVFAGEKSTTQASRSATPQPRGMILSYSGGIVESLYASNAQVSAEAHGHLGASMSQTGAQHLASQGLPFNAILGRYYAGASLARLTWHDQ; encoded by the coding sequence GTGCCGCTTCACCGTTACTTCTGGCTCCCTGCCGTGCTGGGAAGCCTGCTCATGGCCGCTTTGATCGGCTGGTTGGCTCGGCCACTCCCGCAGCGGCCTGATCAGCCAACCTCAGGCCTGCTTGAGCTGCTCGAGACCGATTCAACTGTTGGTGCCAGTGTTGTCCCCAGGGTGCCGCCGGTTGCTGATCCTGATCACGTGCCACTGGAGATCCGCGTCGGTTTGGTCAGCCAAAGTCCCATCACAGCCTTCCAGCCAGGCCCCGACGTTTTGTGTCGCAACCAGAACGGCTCTTTGATTCCTTCTCAACAGCTGGGTAAGAGGATTGCTTCATCCACCCCAAAGGAGATTCATTGCTCCGGCGGACCTCTTCAGATCAACCAGCACCACTATCGAGGCGATGTATCGCTGCTCAAAGGCCAAGGTGATTGGCTTCCTGTGGTCTCCCTTGCCCTGGAAACCTATGTGGCCTCAGTGGTTGGCGCCGAAATGCCGAGCCAGTGGCATCAGAAAGCCCTGAAGGCGCAAGCCGTTGCAGCTCGCTCATATGCGATGGCGCACCTCGCCAGACCCGCAACAACGGCTTATCACCTTGGGGACACAACCCGTTGGCAGGTATTCGCAGGGGAGAAGAGCACTACACAGGCGAGTCGCTCAGCCACTCCGCAGCCCCGGGGAATGATCCTCAGTTACAGCGGTGGCATTGTGGAGAGCCTCTACGCGTCAAACGCGCAAGTCAGTGCTGAAGCCCATGGCCATCTCGGCGCAAGCATGAGTCAAACCGGGGCACAGCATCTGGCCAGTCAGGGACTTCCCTTCAACGCCATTCTCGGCAGGTACTACGCAGGAGCCTCGCTGGCACGGTTGACTTGGCATGACCAGTGA
- a CDS encoding DUF4922 domain-containing protein, which translates to MTSELLRKATEVTVAATASGALVPLDTSLTHLLGEGGSRFELRHLLSATPKHLRASGPKPNPFLPWDQRLEVDRIGDSHVVILNKYPVQTSHMLLITQDWQPQTGWLSMEDWQSLARIDATTTGLWFFNSGPDAGASQPHRHLQLLPRAAGERICARDGWFRRCAQDATSSVQDPLLRSSRVAAISSTLTGETLQDRYLALAQDLGLGHPSTDDCPRGAYNLLLSREWMAIVRRRREGIRGFSVNALGFAGSLLSTEASDRQWIQDSGPEALLQAVVDADD; encoded by the coding sequence ATGACCAGTGAACTGCTTCGAAAAGCGACAGAGGTCACGGTCGCAGCGACAGCATCCGGAGCGCTGGTGCCGCTCGACACCTCGTTGACCCACCTATTGGGGGAGGGAGGAAGCCGCTTTGAGTTACGGCATCTCCTCAGCGCCACACCAAAGCACCTTCGAGCATCGGGTCCAAAGCCGAATCCATTTCTTCCCTGGGATCAACGTCTGGAGGTTGATCGGATTGGTGATTCCCACGTCGTGATCCTGAACAAATATCCAGTTCAGACCTCCCACATGTTGCTCATCACCCAGGACTGGCAACCCCAGACCGGTTGGTTGTCCATGGAGGATTGGCAGTCCCTCGCCCGGATTGATGCGACGACGACGGGGCTGTGGTTTTTCAACAGTGGTCCAGATGCCGGTGCGAGTCAGCCGCACCGGCATCTGCAGCTGTTACCCCGTGCAGCAGGGGAGCGCATCTGTGCTCGGGACGGTTGGTTTCGACGCTGCGCTCAGGACGCAACCTCGTCTGTTCAGGATCCTCTGTTGCGCAGTTCACGGGTCGCAGCGATCAGTTCAACCCTGACGGGTGAAACGCTTCAAGATCGCTATCTCGCTCTTGCACAAGACCTCGGTCTGGGTCACCCCAGCACCGACGACTGCCCCCGGGGGGCCTACAACCTGCTGCTCTCAAGGGAGTGGATGGCCATCGTTCGCCGCAGAAGGGAGGGCATTCGTGGTTTCAGCGTCAACGCTCTCGGCTTCGCCGGATCCTTGTTGAGTACTGAGGCCTCCGATCGGCAATGGATTCAGGATTCAGGACCAGAGGCTCTGCTTCAAGCCGTTGTTGACGCTGACGACTGA
- a CDS encoding sigma factor-like helix-turn-helix DNA-binding protein — MEQGEKVFRKLEKHDECALQKVVIDGMSLRQTAQQPGISAMTVQRRVKRALNSLSKELNAAQLDA; from the coding sequence CTGGAGCAGGGTGAAAAGGTTTTCCGCAAACTTGAAAAACACGACGAATGCGCCTTACAGAAGGTCGTCATCGATGGAATGAGTCTGAGGCAAACAGCTCAACAGCCTGGGATTTCAGCGATGACTGTTCAGCGTCGGGTTAAACGCGCCCTCAACAGCCTTTCCAAAGAGTTGAACGCTGCTCAGCTGGACGCCTGA
- a CDS encoding DUF3370 family protein has translation MSLRRVPLLVLACVSLAGLEFGLQCRAEAYVALMAGQRARPLNGTFNNVPVLHSNQPEIVTGPGILVNTAAGSAVAAESNQPLRNAAYTFNGEFGVHMHHKYYPQDQSKLGGRRSRGLMTLALIATNPGPTSITLDFDRGSVKNSFEAPYHPNRLMGVKPLGKRPWNTGPGDATAVQLLRGELDRKLPERVVIPAGGRRVVVSTVLPARGIANGLLKGRSNGPFTMAVVAAEQSAQDSDLFAVLQSERLAPGRIYLNRIREIQLGRVFSRVAGVALGDAYKAEISHDLNQGPLHVPLTSTKRHHFGTSDVQVNPLTTRMIDSALNNVGTYGVRYDVTLNVSGTGPHQLVLSHPVVSGKKTFTAFRGSLQIAQDRTLQEVHVGMRSGESLALADLNLAPGTRKAVKVSLVYPADATPGHLLSVVPVQQLAMIHRRQQQQRNAQLKIADTKSRKVGPKTAPPPPEIKPIVANPAPGKPAPVIPAVLPVTTPRYGDVIRSQQQWLLQLQGR, from the coding sequence ATGAGTCTCAGGCGAGTCCCATTATTGGTCTTAGCCTGTGTCTCGCTTGCGGGACTTGAGTTTGGGTTGCAGTGCCGTGCTGAGGCTTATGTCGCCTTGATGGCTGGTCAGCGCGCACGCCCCCTCAACGGAACGTTTAACAACGTCCCGGTTCTGCATTCCAATCAACCGGAGATCGTCACCGGACCTGGAATCCTGGTGAACACCGCTGCCGGGTCTGCTGTCGCAGCCGAGTCGAATCAGCCGCTCCGCAATGCCGCTTACACCTTCAATGGTGAGTTCGGCGTTCATATGCATCACAAGTACTACCCCCAAGACCAGTCAAAGCTCGGCGGACGACGATCCAGGGGCTTGATGACCTTGGCTCTAATCGCGACAAATCCAGGACCGACGTCGATCACGCTGGATTTCGACCGTGGTTCCGTCAAAAATAGTTTTGAAGCGCCATATCACCCGAATCGGCTAATGGGGGTTAAACCCCTCGGGAAGCGCCCCTGGAACACCGGTCCTGGCGATGCCACCGCCGTTCAACTGCTTCGCGGAGAACTGGATCGCAAGTTGCCCGAACGCGTCGTGATCCCTGCTGGAGGACGTCGTGTTGTGGTGAGCACTGTTCTCCCCGCCCGTGGCATTGCCAACGGCCTTTTGAAGGGACGCAGCAATGGTCCTTTCACGATGGCTGTTGTTGCTGCTGAGCAATCAGCGCAGGATTCAGATCTCTTTGCGGTTCTGCAGTCAGAGCGTCTGGCCCCTGGGCGGATTTACTTGAATCGGATTCGAGAGATTCAGCTGGGCCGCGTCTTCTCCCGAGTGGCCGGCGTTGCCCTTGGTGATGCTTACAAGGCAGAGATCAGCCACGACCTCAACCAGGGTCCACTGCATGTGCCCCTAACAAGCACGAAGCGGCATCACTTCGGCACCAGCGATGTTCAGGTCAATCCGTTGACCACACGGATGATCGATTCTGCTCTGAATAACGTTGGCACCTATGGAGTTCGCTACGACGTAACCCTGAATGTTTCTGGGACAGGGCCCCATCAACTCGTGCTCAGTCACCCGGTTGTGTCTGGCAAGAAGACCTTCACTGCCTTTCGAGGATCGCTTCAGATTGCTCAGGATCGAACTCTTCAAGAGGTTCACGTTGGCATGCGCTCAGGCGAGAGCCTGGCCCTGGCTGATCTCAACCTGGCACCTGGTACTCGCAAGGCTGTGAAGGTGAGTTTGGTTTATCCAGCCGATGCCACCCCAGGCCATCTCCTCAGTGTTGTTCCCGTTCAGCAGCTGGCCATGATTCATCGTCGCCAGCAACAGCAGCGAAACGCCCAGCTAAAAATTGCGGACACCAAATCACGGAAGGTGGGACCGAAAACCGCTCCCCCTCCTCCTGAGATAAAGCCCATTGTTGCGAATCCTGCTCCTGGGAAGCCAGCTCCTGTGATCCCTGCAGTGCTCCCCGTCACCACCCCGCGTTACGGCGATGTGATTCGATCTCAACAGCAATGGTTGCTGCAGCTTCAGGGTCGATAA
- a CDS encoding molecular chaperone DnaJ, with amino-acid sequence MVALIDQLKGEYGARSRGRVLEMLLQDLIDPGDAASDPEVTPLEDAAEPASSNRSDEVTSLVLISTGNHQEGLEETPTSASGLPSGGGPSGIDLPGFVSKRTSQLKATLRSPQPRESPQNDPLVSTVDPAELKEASAAAEEHWRSLYGQPPGPTVIEAAMTWLARDVWSSTDASDGRPFTWSAANAAVETLCVGWESSDPSLGRVMVVAGALEDPFATSSLAERMPTLIRRFVNRFRRSRQVTSFETLESTMTVHGALKLLGLSTQAGTSVTLSSIREAYKQRALEEHPDAGGSTDAMRRLNEAYRLLRELYRNR; translated from the coding sequence ATGGTCGCGTTGATTGACCAGCTCAAGGGTGAATACGGAGCACGTTCCCGTGGGCGTGTGCTTGAGATGTTGTTGCAGGATCTGATCGACCCTGGCGATGCAGCTTCGGATCCTGAGGTCACTCCCCTGGAGGACGCTGCTGAACCAGCGTCCTCCAACAGGTCCGATGAGGTCACCAGTCTCGTTCTGATCTCAACGGGCAACCATCAAGAAGGCCTTGAAGAAACTCCAACCTCAGCATCTGGGCTTCCCTCTGGGGGTGGACCTTCGGGCATCGATCTGCCGGGGTTCGTCAGTAAGCGCACCAGTCAGCTCAAAGCGACCCTTCGCTCTCCGCAGCCACGGGAATCTCCTCAGAACGATCCCCTTGTCTCAACGGTGGACCCAGCCGAATTAAAGGAGGCCAGTGCTGCAGCTGAAGAGCACTGGAGGTCCCTGTATGGCCAACCGCCGGGCCCAACCGTGATTGAAGCCGCCATGACCTGGTTGGCGCGTGATGTCTGGTCCAGCACCGATGCGAGTGATGGGCGTCCTTTCACATGGTCTGCCGCCAACGCGGCCGTTGAGACACTCTGTGTCGGTTGGGAGTCCAGTGATCCATCGCTCGGGCGGGTGATGGTGGTGGCAGGTGCTCTTGAAGATCCCTTTGCTACGTCTTCATTGGCGGAGCGCATGCCGACTCTGATCCGTCGGTTCGTGAACCGTTTCCGTCGCAGCCGGCAGGTCACCTCCTTCGAAACTCTTGAATCAACGATGACGGTGCACGGAGCTCTGAAGCTGTTGGGTCTGTCAACGCAAGCAGGTACCTCGGTCACCCTTAGCTCGATTCGAGAGGCTTACAAACAAAGGGCTCTTGAAGAACATCCCGATGCGGGTGGCTCCACCGATGCGATGCGGCGCCTCAATGAGGCCTATCGGTTGCTTCGCGAGCTGTACCGGAACCGTTGA
- a CDS encoding YqhA family protein — MLPKQSPRWWWGGGDYFVIGIALLIFGYGIYELVISDLDPRLEDGAEQHNKILSVNSLQSLKNNLSNVIVVGLIVAAFKKTIGFEVNDATYLLALCGSVAMLALSTWLIVRSHGTSHET; from the coding sequence TTGCTGCCCAAACAATCGCCCAGATGGTGGTGGGGGGGGGGTGATTACTTCGTAATCGGCATTGCCCTGCTGATCTTTGGCTACGGCATCTATGAACTGGTGATCTCAGACCTTGATCCACGCCTTGAAGATGGCGCAGAGCAACACAACAAAATTCTCTCGGTGAACAGCCTGCAAAGCCTGAAAAACAATCTGTCCAATGTGATTGTTGTTGGCTTGATTGTCGCTGCGTTCAAAAAGACTATTGGCTTCGAAGTGAACGACGCCACCTATCTGCTGGCGCTGTGCGGCTCTGTGGCCATGCTGGCCCTCAGCACTTGGTTGATTGTTCGCAGCCACGGAACCAGCCACGAGACATAA